The Deinococcus sonorensis KR-87 genome includes a window with the following:
- a CDS encoding ABC transporter substrate-binding protein, protein MYKNAKARGWIGAALVLAAALGSAQAQTRTVNIGLGYVPNVQFTPFYVADKLGYFKAEGLDVKFQHGYVSELMPLLLQGKLDFVVGDPEDAVFARAQGAPVKYVMAMYQRVPVTVFSLPAKNITSAADLKGKTVGIPGTFGSSYFALGALLDAGGLKESDLRLASIGFTQLEAVRSGRVDAAVGYVNNEVVQLAAAGIKANTIDVSRAYPMVGAGMITLDKTISSDLARRVVRAAQRGLKFTVASPAQAFKVAQPVFKSGGGTLDVLKASVPLIQSDVTRSHGLGYSDPASWARALAYLQKSGKVSAAAKPADFYSNALISKTLK, encoded by the coding sequence ATGTATAAAAATGCGAAGGCAAGAGGATGGATCGGCGCGGCGCTGGTGCTCGCCGCGGCGCTGGGCAGTGCCCAGGCACAGACCCGCACCGTCAACATTGGGCTCGGCTACGTGCCGAACGTGCAGTTCACGCCCTTCTACGTGGCCGACAAGCTCGGGTACTTCAAGGCGGAGGGCCTGGACGTCAAGTTCCAGCATGGGTATGTCTCGGAGCTGATGCCGCTGCTGCTGCAGGGCAAGCTGGATTTCGTGGTCGGTGATCCGGAGGACGCAGTCTTCGCGCGGGCCCAGGGCGCCCCGGTCAAGTACGTGATGGCCATGTACCAGCGTGTTCCGGTCACGGTCTTCAGCCTCCCGGCCAAGAACATCACCAGCGCAGCTGACCTGAAGGGGAAGACGGTGGGGATTCCCGGCACCTTCGGGAGCAGCTACTTCGCGCTGGGCGCCCTGCTGGACGCGGGGGGACTCAAGGAGTCGGATCTGCGGCTGGCCAGCATCGGCTTCACGCAGCTGGAAGCGGTGCGCTCCGGCCGGGTGGACGCGGCGGTCGGCTACGTCAACAACGAGGTGGTGCAGCTCGCGGCAGCGGGCATCAAGGCCAACACCATTGACGTGAGCCGCGCATATCCGATGGTCGGTGCCGGCATGATCACCCTGGACAAGACCATCAGCAGCGACCTGGCCCGGCGGGTGGTGCGGGCGGCGCAGCGCGGGCTGAAGTTCACGGTGGCCAGCCCGGCGCAGGCGTTCAAGGTGGCTCAGCCGGTGTTCAAGAGCGGTGGCGGCACGCTGGACGTGCTGAAGGCCAGCGTGCCGCTGATCCAGTCGGACGTAACGCGCAGCCATGGGCTGGGCTACAGCGATCCGGCGTCGTGGGCCCGGGCGCTGGCTTACCTGCAGAAGAGCGGGAAGGTGAGCGCGGCGGCCAAACCCGCCGACTTCTACAGCAACGCCCTGATCAGCAAGACGCTGAAGTAG
- a CDS encoding ABC transporter permease subunit, translated as MAIQLSGVQLRLDRTMILDGVDLTVRRGELLAIIGPSGGGKSTLLRVIAGLLTPEAGTVQVSTPPAFVFQDYRLLPWRTVRANVRLPGDLHGPEEGVPDADEALKLVGMQSYGGLYPRQLSGGMRARVALARALAQSSDVLLLDEPFAALDALVRERFNDELLHLHDKTGRTTVLITHSIREAAYLADRVAVLRNGRVVRVLDTGRRGRATAYTDGLEAELRALLGEGDSTRLQPEVAAPVQWGWVWPLLAIVLGLTLWQLIASLLNQPFLLPAPEQVWAAFLTGRAELLNYLYLTARTAILGSLLGGVVGMLIGYPLGKSAWLERFLSPFIVASQSTPIVVLAPILITALGFGLWPAVIVSALSALYPVMISTIVGVREVDRGYLELFRSLRATPWQRLRYLEWPGALPVMLGGLRLALSLGLIGAVVWEFVSNQPGLGFAVNQARAYYNGPRQYAAIVLLVLLGVALYLLVTALERRALRGRRLS; from the coding sequence GTGGCCATCCAGCTGAGCGGCGTCCAGCTGCGCCTGGACCGCACCATGATTCTGGACGGCGTGGACCTGACGGTGCGGCGAGGTGAGCTGCTTGCGATCATCGGACCCAGTGGCGGGGGCAAGAGCACCCTGCTGCGGGTGATCGCCGGGCTGCTGACCCCGGAGGCCGGCACGGTTCAGGTAAGCACCCCGCCAGCCTTCGTGTTCCAGGATTACCGGCTGCTGCCGTGGCGGACCGTGCGGGCCAACGTGCGGCTGCCGGGCGACCTGCACGGCCCGGAGGAGGGCGTGCCGGACGCCGACGAGGCGCTGAAGTTGGTGGGCATGCAGAGTTATGGCGGGCTGTACCCCCGGCAGCTGTCGGGCGGAATGCGGGCGCGGGTGGCGCTGGCGCGTGCCCTCGCCCAGTCCAGCGATGTGCTGCTGCTGGATGAACCGTTCGCGGCCCTGGACGCCCTAGTGCGCGAGCGCTTCAACGATGAGCTGCTGCACCTGCACGACAAGACCGGCCGCACCACGGTGCTGATCACCCACAGCATCCGTGAGGCGGCGTATCTGGCGGACCGGGTGGCGGTCTTGCGCAATGGGCGGGTGGTGCGGGTGCTGGACACCGGGCGGCGCGGCCGCGCCACCGCCTATACCGACGGCCTGGAAGCGGAGCTGCGGGCGCTGCTGGGGGAGGGGGACAGCACCCGGCTGCAGCCGGAGGTGGCGGCTCCGGTGCAGTGGGGCTGGGTATGGCCGCTGCTGGCCATCGTGCTGGGCCTGACGCTCTGGCAGCTGATAGCCAGCCTGCTGAACCAGCCATTCCTGCTGCCGGCGCCGGAGCAGGTCTGGGCGGCGTTCCTGACTGGCCGCGCCGAGCTGCTGAATTACCTGTACCTCACCGCCCGGACGGCCATTCTCGGCTCGCTGCTGGGCGGGGTGGTGGGCATGCTGATCGGGTATCCGCTCGGCAAATCGGCGTGGCTTGAACGCTTTCTGAGCCCCTTTATCGTGGCCAGCCAGAGCACGCCCATCGTGGTGCTCGCGCCGATCCTGATCACGGCGCTGGGGTTCGGGCTGTGGCCGGCCGTGATCGTTTCGGCCCTGAGCGCGCTGTACCCGGTGATGATTTCCACCATCGTGGGGGTGCGTGAGGTGGACCGGGGCTACCTGGAGCTGTTCCGCTCGCTGCGGGCCACGCCGTGGCAGCGGCTGCGGTATCTGGAATGGCCGGGTGCGCTGCCGGTGATGCTCGGCGGCCTGCGGCTGGCGCTGAGCCTGGGTCTGATCGGGGCGGTGGTGTGGGAGTTCGTGAGCAACCAGCCGGGCCTGGGCTTCGCGGTCAATCAGGCGCGCGCCTACTACAACGGGCCACGTCAGTACGCGGCCATCGTGCTGCTGGTGCTGCTGGGGGTGGCGCTGTACCTGCTGGTGACGGCCCTGGAACGCCGGGCCCTGCGGGGACGGCGGCTCTCCTGA
- a CDS encoding DMT family transporter, producing MHAPASRSALDSLSLAAILVTIVFWASAFAGIRAGLSAFTPGHLALYRFLVASVALGLYALIRRFPLPSWPDLGRIFVLSLSGISLYHLCLNYGERSVPAGTASLIIAVGPVITALLATRFGGERLNVLGWLGTAISLGGVALIVLGRGESLGYTRGALLILAAALFTSLYFVFQKPLLRRINPLHFTVWSLILGTLPMLIFLPGFGGELSRAPLSAHLAVIYIGLFPAALAYLTWTFALSRVPASTTTSFLYISPVFAILIAWVWLGEAPTLISLVGGVVAIVGVVLVNTLGKPRLAAGPAERA from the coding sequence ATGCATGCTCCTGCCTCCCGTTCAGCGCTGGATTCGCTCAGCCTGGCGGCCATTCTGGTCACCATCGTCTTCTGGGCCTCGGCCTTCGCAGGGATTCGCGCTGGTCTGAGCGCCTTCACACCCGGCCACCTGGCGTTGTACCGCTTTCTGGTGGCGAGCGTGGCGCTGGGGCTGTATGCCCTGATCCGGCGCTTCCCGCTGCCCAGCTGGCCTGACCTGGGCCGCATCTTTGTGCTCAGTCTCTCGGGCATTTCTCTCTACCACCTGTGCCTGAACTACGGGGAGCGCAGCGTGCCGGCCGGCACCGCCAGCCTGATCATCGCGGTGGGGCCGGTTATCACGGCGCTGCTGGCCACGCGCTTCGGGGGGGAGCGGCTGAACGTGCTGGGCTGGCTCGGCACCGCCATCAGCCTGGGCGGGGTGGCGCTGATCGTGTTGGGCCGGGGCGAGTCGCTCGGGTACACCCGGGGCGCGCTGCTGATTCTGGCCGCTGCCCTGTTCACCAGCCTGTATTTCGTGTTCCAGAAACCGCTGTTGCGCCGTATCAACCCGCTGCACTTCACCGTCTGGAGTCTGATTCTCGGCACGCTGCCGATGCTGATCTTTCTGCCGGGCTTTGGGGGCGAGCTGAGCCGCGCGCCCCTGTCGGCGCACCTCGCGGTGATTTACATCGGCCTGTTCCCGGCGGCGCTGGCTTACCTGACCTGGACCTTTGCGCTGTCGCGGGTGCCGGCCAGCACCACCACCAGCTTTCTGTACATCAGCCCGGTGTTCGCGATCCTGATTGCCTGGGTGTGGCTCGGTGAGGCGCCCACGCTGATCAGTCTGGTGGGCGGCGTGGTCGCCATTGTGGGCGTGGTGCTGGTGAACACCCTGGGCAAACCCCGGCTGGCGGCGGGTCCGGCTGAGCGAGCCTGA